The Microterricola viridarii genome segment CCGGGCCGCTGCCGTCCAACAACAGGTTCCAGACCCGCAGGTCGCCGATGGCGTCACCGTCGGCATCCGGCCCGAGCAGTTCGACAACGAAATTCAGGTTGAACAGCTCGGCCGGGTACGCGCCCCAGAGCTCGATGGAGCGAGCGTTCCGGGCCCGCATGCCCGCCGGGCTGAGCGGCTTGTGCGTGAGGTAGCGCACGACATCCTCACGCCCGCGATAGCTCTGCATGGCGTCGGTGTCGCTCGCGGCGACGGGCCGGAGAAGGAGCCGCTCGCTCTGCAGGGTCGGACGGCTGGGCTGCATCTCTTCCTCTCGCTGGGCAGTGACGTGCGGGGAGTTCTGGTGCACCCATCTTTGCACCGACGGCCGCTGCCGTTCCCGGCACCGGTGCGACACAATGGAGCCATGAGCGTGCGCACCCCCGACCCCAACCCGGAGTGGACCCCCGATTCCGAGCCGCCCAGCGCGGCGGATCTGACGACGCCCGGCTGGCTCAGCGACATCGAGCTGGCCGAGATTCGCGGCCGGCTGCCGCTGCTCTACGTCGAGGCGGTGCCGGTGCGGGTGGACGGCCTCGGGCAGGTGATCGAGCTCGGAGTGCTGCTGCGCGCGACCGCGGTCGGCGAGATGACCCGCACGCTGGTCTCCGGCCGGGTCATGTACGGCGAGACCGTGCGCGACGCGCTGTTCCGACACCTGGAGAAGGACCTCGGGCCGATGGCGTTCCCGCAGCTGCCGGTCAGCCCGGTGCCGTTCACGGTCGCCGAGTACTTCCCGATGCCCGGCCTCTCTGCCTTCCACGACGACAGGCAGCACGCCGTCTCGCTCGTCTTCGTCGTGCCGGTGACCGGCACCTGCCAGCCGCGGCAAGACGCCCTCGAGCTCACCTGGATGACACCGGAGGAGGCGTCAACCGCCGCGGTCAGCGCCGAGATGGAGGGCGGCCGCGGCGTGCTGCTGCGCCAGGCCCTCGCCTCGGTCGGCGCCCTGCGCTAAACGACAGTCGACACCCGGCGCGGCCGCCGTCAGTGGCGCACGGTGTAGTTGAGGGCGACGATTCCGCTGTCGAACTGGCGCTCTTCGGTGAGCTCAAGCGTCTGCCTGACGTCACTCGGGAACATGGCCAGCCCACCGCCGAGGAGCACCGGCGCGACCAGCATCTGGATCTCATCGACGAGGCCGGCCCGCAGCGCGTGTGACGCGAGCGTCGCACCGCCGACGAGCAGGTCGTGGGCGGATGTCTCTTTCAACTCCCGGATGGTCGGCGCGTCGAAGCGGCGCTCGATCTGGGTGCGCGGCCCGACCGGCTCTGCCAGGGTGCGCGTGTAGACGATCTTGTCGGCGGAAAGCCAGATGGGGACGTACGCCTGGATGTAGTCCGGCTGGTCCGCGACCGCCTCCGCCGAGTCCCAGACCCTCATCACCTCGTACATGCGCCGGCCGAACAGGTAGGTGCGGATCGGGCGCAGGGAATCGTTCACGAACTCGCTCACCTCGCGGTCCGGCTCTGAGAAATCGATGTCGCCGTGCGCGTCGGTGGTGAACCCATCGAGCGAGCACGTGCTGTGGTAGATCAACTTGGCCATGCTGGACTCCTTGCCTACTGGCTTGCCTAGTGGCGCAGCACCCGGTAGCTGAGGTACACGACCCCGCTGTCGAAGCGGCGCTCATCGGTGAGCTCCAGGCTGCTCTGCACGGCGTCCGGGAACATGTGCAGCCCGCCGCCCAAGATCACCGGGAACACGAGCAGGCTCACCTCGTCGACGAGGCCGGCGCGCAGCGCGTGCGAGGCGAGCGTCGGCCCGCTCACGCTGATGTCGTGGGCGGATGCCGCCTTCAACTCCTTGATCGTCGGCACGTCGAAGCGGCGCTCGATCCGTGTGCGCGGCCCGACCGCCTCGGTCAGCGTGCGGCTGTAGACGATCTTGTCTGCCGCCTGCCACCTCGTGGCGTACTCCTGCACGAAGTCCGGCATCTTGGAGAGGTCGTTCGTCGCTTCCCACCAGGTCATCACCTCGTACATGCGCCGGCCGTAGAGGTGGGTGCTGATTCGGAGTTCGAGGTCGTTCGCGAACCGGTGCACTTCCTCATCCGGCATTGCGAAGTCGAAGTTGCCGTGCACGTCGGCCGTGTAGCCGTCGAGCGAGCACAGGCTGGTGTAGATCAACGCGGCCATGGAGGCCTCCTCAATGTCGGGCGAGGGTTGCCAACTGCGGGTTCGAGCCTAGGAGCGTCGACGGCGGCGCGCCAGTGCTTCTCTGGCCGGGCTCGGCATGCAGCAGAACCGCGTACCCTCGTACGGTGCCCGTTCCCGCCCCTCTCGCCGCTTCACAGGCCGCCGTGCCGACCGCGGCTCCCGTCGTGCTCGCCGCCGCAGACTGGCGCGCGCTCGAGGCCGAGCACGCCGAGCGTGCGGATGCGTTGACGCTCGCCCGGCGTGAGCGGGTGCAACGGGGCGAGACGCACCCGGTCGAGGACTTCCTCTTCACCTACTACCCGAACAAGCCGTCGGCGTTGCGGCGCTGGCACCCGGGAGCCGGAGTCGTGCTGGCAGGCGCCGCCGGCGACGAGCGCGCCGACTGGCGCTGGTACCGGGCGGACGCCAGCGGGCTGCAGGTCGACGCTGGAGCGTTCCTCGCCGCACGCGGCGCCACCGTCGATTTCATCGAGCGACTGCTCGGCCGAACGAAGGAGCGGCAGGCGCGCTTCGGCTGCTTCGGCCTGCACGAGTGGGCCATGGTCTACAAACAGGGCGAGCACCGGCACGAGGTGCCGCTGCGGCTCGGCCAGGCCGGGACGGATGCCGTCGTTGAGGCGGCCAACATCAGCTGCACGCACTTCGACGCGTACCGCTTCTTCACGCCGGAGGCGCTGCCGTTGAACGCGCTGCGGCCCTCGCGGGAGAACCAGCCCGAGCTGGAGCAATCCGGCTGCCTGCACGCCGGCATGGATCTGTATAAGTGGGCTGTGAAACTCGGCCCGCTGGTGCCGGGGGAGCTGCTGCTGGACACCTTCGACCTCGCCCGCGACATCCGCTGGCTCGATATGGCCGCCTCGCCGTACGATGTGAGCGACTGGGGCGCGCCCGCCGTGGCCATCGAGACCGCGGAGGGCAAGGCCGAGTACGTGCGCGCTCAGCGCGGCTTCGCCGAGCGCGGCGACGCGTTGCGCGTGCGGCTGG includes the following:
- a CDS encoding NUDIX hydrolase family protein produces the protein MSVRTPDPNPEWTPDSEPPSAADLTTPGWLSDIELAEIRGRLPLLYVEAVPVRVDGLGQVIELGVLLRATAVGEMTRTLVSGRVMYGETVRDALFRHLEKDLGPMAFPQLPVSPVPFTVAEYFPMPGLSAFHDDRQHAVSLVFVVPVTGTCQPRQDALELTWMTPEEASTAAVSAEMEGGRGVLLRQALASVGALR
- a CDS encoding dihydrofolate reductase family protein, giving the protein MAKLIYHSTCSLDGFTTDAHGDIDFSEPDREVSEFVNDSLRPIRTYLFGRRMYEVMRVWDSAEAVADQPDYIQAYVPIWLSADKIVYTRTLAEPVGPRTQIERRFDAPTIRELKETSAHDLLVGGATLASHALRAGLVDEIQMLVAPVLLGGGLAMFPSDVRQTLELTEERQFDSGIVALNYTVRH
- a CDS encoding dihydrofolate reductase family protein, with product MAALIYTSLCSLDGYTADVHGNFDFAMPDEEVHRFANDLELRISTHLYGRRMYEVMTWWEATNDLSKMPDFVQEYATRWQAADKIVYSRTLTEAVGPRTRIERRFDVPTIKELKAASAHDISVSGPTLASHALRAGLVDEVSLLVFPVILGGGLHMFPDAVQSSLELTDERRFDSGVVYLSYRVLRH
- a CDS encoding 3-methyladenine DNA glycosylase produces the protein MPVPAPLAASQAAVPTAAPVVLAAADWRALEAEHAERADALTLARRERVQRGETHPVEDFLFTYYPNKPSALRRWHPGAGVVLAGAAGDERADWRWYRADASGLQVDAGAFLAARGATVDFIERLLGRTKERQARFGCFGLHEWAMVYKQGEHRHEVPLRLGQAGTDAVVEAANISCTHFDAYRFFTPEALPLNALRPSRENQPELEQSGCLHAGMDLYKWAVKLGPLVPGELLLDTFDLARDIRWLDMAASPYDVSDWGAPAVAIETAEGKAEYVRAQRGFAERGDALRVRLVAAIAHARGNAAAG